From Thermoplasmata archaeon, a single genomic window includes:
- the fdhF gene encoding formate dehydrogenase subunit alpha, translating into MEVATVCPYCGVGCNLIVISDGKNIKNIIPSKRKDINFGTLCIKGWKGINYVTSNKRLKKPLLKIDNNFVEITWAHAIDIIVNKITEALDKYGPKGIAFQASAKCTNEDNYLMQKLARQVFHTNNIDHCARSCHASTIEGLMSTIGSGAMTTSIADIDNAELYFVIGSNTTEQHPIIGARIINNVRKGKKLILADPRKIQLSNFAEIHLRQIPGTDLALLNTMAHVIIERDLLNKRFIEDRTENFEEFRKVVEYYNLDRGSRITGIDPELIEKAAILYAKSRSIAFYAMGITQHTQGTQNVQAIANLALLTGNVGVSGTGIAPLRGQNNVQGSSDMGALCDLLPGYRRVYDDEGREKFEKYWNCKIPKEPGLSLTEMFEEALKNKIKVMYIMGENPVISEPDSQNIIKALKSLDFLIVQDIFLTETAQLANLVLPSYSFAEKLGTFTNTERRIQLISPFLKPLWESKNDWVIFQMIANKMGYAWSYSEPEDIMNEISQLVPQYSSVTYSCIGEKGIQWPVKDCTGTEIMHTKTFTIGKGRFIPSEWKKPSEYSDNEYPFILTTGRIYYQFHTGTMTRKINTLEREAPEPYVEICPEDAKKYNIRNEDPVILTSRYGSLEVKAKVTDLVMEGILFMPFHYYEAPANRITNPTLDPIAKIPELKVTAVKLKRRGP; encoded by the coding sequence ATGGAAGTTGCTACGGTTTGCCCATATTGTGGAGTAGGTTGTAATTTGATTGTAATTTCAGATGGTAAAAATATAAAAAACATTATACCTTCAAAAAGAAAGGACATAAATTTTGGAACATTATGCATTAAAGGTTGGAAAGGTATTAATTATGTTACTTCTAATAAGAGATTAAAGAAACCGTTATTGAAAATAGACAATAACTTTGTTGAGATCACATGGGCCCATGCAATTGACATTATCGTAAATAAAATTACTGAAGCGCTTGATAAATACGGGCCTAAAGGAATTGCATTCCAGGCAAGCGCAAAGTGCACAAACGAAGATAACTACCTGATGCAAAAGCTTGCAAGACAGGTTTTTCATACCAACAATATAGATCACTGTGCTAGAAGCTGTCATGCAAGCACTATTGAAGGACTTATGTCGACGATCGGCAGTGGTGCGATGACCACGTCTATTGCGGATATTGACAATGCAGAACTGTATTTTGTGATTGGTTCTAACACTACGGAGCAGCACCCTATTATCGGGGCAAGGATTATAAATAATGTGCGGAAAGGAAAAAAACTTATCTTAGCAGATCCCAGAAAAATACAGCTCTCAAATTTTGCAGAGATACATTTAAGACAGATTCCAGGCACGGATCTTGCGCTTTTGAATACAATGGCTCATGTAATCATAGAAAGAGACCTTTTAAACAAAAGATTTATAGAGGATAGAACTGAGAATTTTGAAGAGTTCAGAAAAGTAGTAGAATATTACAATCTGGATCGTGGCTCTAGAATCACTGGGATAGATCCTGAATTGATAGAAAAGGCAGCGATTTTGTACGCAAAATCCAGGTCTATTGCATTTTACGCAATGGGCATAACTCAGCATACTCAAGGCACTCAAAATGTGCAGGCGATCGCAAACTTAGCACTGCTTACTGGCAATGTTGGAGTCAGTGGAACGGGCATTGCACCTCTCAGAGGCCAAAACAACGTGCAAGGTTCTAGCGACATGGGCGCATTATGTGACCTATTGCCCGGGTACAGGAGAGTGTATGATGATGAGGGCAGGGAAAAATTTGAAAAATACTGGAACTGCAAGATTCCAAAAGAGCCGGGATTATCATTAACCGAGATGTTTGAAGAGGCACTTAAAAATAAAATTAAGGTTATGTATATAATGGGTGAGAACCCGGTAATATCGGAACCAGACAGCCAGAATATAATCAAAGCATTGAAAAGCCTGGACTTTTTAATAGTACAAGATATATTTCTTACCGAAACAGCGCAGCTTGCCAATCTGGTACTGCCATCCTACAGCTTTGCTGAAAAGCTGGGCACTTTTACAAATACTGAGCGCAGGATACAGTTGATCTCTCCGTTTTTAAAGCCTCTGTGGGAGTCTAAAAATGACTGGGTAATATTTCAGATGATTGCAAACAAGATGGGCTATGCGTGGTCTTACTCAGAGCCAGAAGATATCATGAACGAGATTTCGCAGTTAGTGCCACAGTATTCTAGCGTTACGTACTCATGCATCGGGGAAAAAGGAATACAATGGCCTGTAAAAGATTGTACAGGAACCGAGATAATGCATACTAAAACGTTTACAATCGGAAAAGGCAGGTTCATTCCCTCCGAATGGAAAAAGCCATCTGAATATTCGGACAACGAGTACCCGTTCATTCTTACAACTGGCAGAATATACTATCAGTTTCATACTGGGACTATGACAAGAAAGATAAACACACTAGAGCGCGAGGCACCTGAGCCATACGTTGAAATATGTCCTGAAGACGCAAAAAAATATAATATCAGAAATGAAGATCCTGTAATTTTAACGTCTCGTTACGGCTCTCTAGAAGTAAAGGCGAAAGTCACAGACCTGGTCATGGAAGGAATACTATTCATGCCGTTTCATTATTATGAAGCACCTGCAAACAGAATCACGAATCCTACACTAGACCCTATTGCAAAGATACCAGAGTTGAAAGTCACAGCCGTAAAGCTGAAAAGGAGGGGACCATAA